Proteins co-encoded in one Bacteroidales bacterium genomic window:
- a CDS encoding 2Fe-2S iron-sulfur cluster-binding protein: MEQRIVNIKIDGKEFQAVEGQSLIEAAKNSGFYIPTLCHFKEIYPPLGTCRVCTVNINGKPDTACTRKVFDGMNVEVNTPDVLDNRKAIIEMLFAEGNHYCPACAKSGDCELQRKGYEMGVAYTRFPHLFEERPRDFKSDRIFMEHNRCILCKRCVHEVKTSKGDNVFYFQNRGHNMLVGIDYEKEKELTDEEVLRAANLCPVGAIIAKGKTIAKPFGDRKFDDDKNIKWIEGKELDIKIPKDGKKKIVATTSLAGCFGCHMSLLDIDLGILDIFELVEFNKSPLTDIKNFTKECDIGIIEGGVANSENFEVLKEFRKKCKVIVALGECAVWGGMPAMRNTLPLKDCLEEAYLNSISSENNENIIPYHEDLPKLLNKVYSTKDIIKIDYFIPGCPPNAEHIWKVVKNILFGAGEKVAYKEFKYD; encoded by the coding sequence ATGGAACAAAGAATAGTAAACATAAAAATAGACGGCAAAGAATTCCAGGCAGTTGAAGGACAATCTCTTATAGAGGCTGCAAAGAACAGCGGGTTCTATATACCCACACTTTGCCATTTTAAAGAAATTTATCCGCCGCTCGGAACATGCAGAGTTTGCACGGTTAATATTAACGGAAAACCCGATACGGCCTGCACCCGAAAAGTATTCGACGGAATGAATGTTGAAGTTAATACTCCCGACGTTTTAGATAACAGAAAAGCAATTATTGAAATGCTTTTTGCAGAAGGAAACCACTATTGTCCGGCATGTGCAAAAAGCGGTGATTGCGAACTTCAAAGAAAAGGTTATGAAATGGGTGTTGCATACACGCGCTTTCCCCATCTTTTTGAAGAAAGACCGAGAGATTTTAAATCAGACCGAATTTTTATGGAACATAACAGATGTATTTTATGCAAACGCTGTGTTCACGAGGTTAAAACATCAAAAGGCGATAATGTATTCTATTTTCAAAACAGAGGACACAACATGCTGGTCGGAATTGATTATGAAAAAGAAAAAGAGTTAACAGACGAGGAAGTTTTAAGAGCAGCAAACCTTTGTCCGGTAGGAGCAATTATTGCAAAAGGAAAAACAATTGCAAAACCATTCGGAGACAGAAAATTTGACGATGATAAAAACATTAAATGGATTGAAGGTAAGGAACTTGACATTAAAATTCCGAAAGACGGAAAGAAAAAAATAGTTGCAACAACCTCATTAGCCGGTTGTTTCGGATGTCATATGTCATTGCTTGATATTGATTTAGGAATACTGGATATTTTTGAACTTGTTGAATTCAATAAATCCCCCCTAACAGACATTAAAAATTTCACAAAAGAATGTGATATCGGAATTATTGAAGGCGGCGTTGCAAACTCTGAAAACTTTGAAGTATTAAAAGAGTTCAGAAAAAAATGTAAAGTAATTGTTGCTCTCGGAGAATGTGCCGTTTGGGGAGGAATGCCAGCAATGAGAAATACATTACCGCTCAAAGATTGTTTAGAAGAAGCATATTTAAATTCAATTTCAAGTGAGAATAACGAAAATATTATTCCGTACCATGAAGATCTTCCAAAATTGCTCAATAAAGTTTATTCAACAAAAGATATTATAAAAATAGATTATTTCATTCCGGGCTGTCCGCCAAATGCTGAACATATCTGGAAAGTCGTTAAAAATATTCTGTTCGGGGCAGGAGAAAAAGTTGCATACAAAGAATTTAAATACGACTAA
- a CDS encoding Ni/Fe hydrogenase subunit alpha codes for MGKKIVIEPVTRVEGHGKVTIQLDDNGNVKDSKFHIVEFRGFEKFIQGHPYWQAPVIVQRLCGICPVSHHLAAAKAIDQIVGIDPEDLSPTASKIRKLLHYGQVFQSHALHFFYLAAPDLLFGVDADPTIRNVVGVAQEHPELAKKGILMRKFGQEMIKAIAGKKIHGIAAVPGGVHKNLHKSEIDYFLNGKDVPSIDTMIEWSLEVIDFMKGYHKEHAAFLDTFAAYPSGHLGLVSKDGSGALDLYDGKLRAIDSTGNITLNDVPDFQYHKYFNEDVERWSYMKFPYIKHLGRKNGWNRVGPLARMNVCKSIDTPLAEKERKEFTEYTKGKPNNMTMHTHYARLIEILHSAEKMKELLHDEDIMGDELVREGIRRSEGVGVIEAPRGTLMHHYKVDKQGKITKCNLIVSTTHNNDPMNKAVGWVAQNVIDKQKEITEGMLNQVEVAIRAYDPCLSCATHAMGKMPLQLSIFDNEGKLIDEKFKS; via the coding sequence ATGGGCAAAAAAATAGTAATAGAACCTGTTACCAGAGTCGAAGGACACGGAAAAGTAACTATACAACTTGATGATAACGGAAACGTAAAAGATTCTAAATTTCATATAGTTGAATTCAGAGGTTTTGAAAAATTTATTCAAGGTCATCCCTATTGGCAAGCTCCGGTTATTGTTCAAAGGCTTTGCGGAATTTGTCCGGTAAGTCATCATTTGGCAGCGGCAAAAGCAATAGATCAAATTGTAGGAATTGACCCCGAAGATTTATCTCCTACAGCCTCAAAAATCAGAAAATTATTGCACTACGGACAAGTATTCCAATCCCATGCTTTGCACTTCTTTTATTTAGCTGCCCCTGATTTGCTTTTCGGTGTAGATGCTGATCCTACAATTAGAAATGTTGTCGGAGTTGCACAAGAACATCCCGAATTGGCAAAAAAAGGAATTTTAATGCGAAAATTCGGTCAAGAAATGATTAAAGCAATTGCAGGTAAAAAAATTCACGGTATTGCCGCCGTTCCCGGAGGTGTTCACAAAAACCTTCACAAAAGCGAAATTGACTATTTTCTTAACGGAAAAGATGTTCCGAGTATTGATACAATGATTGAATGGTCTTTGGAAGTTATTGATTTTATGAAAGGTTATCATAAAGAACATGCCGCATTTTTAGATACTTTTGCAGCATATCCTTCGGGGCATCTCGGCTTAGTTTCAAAAGACGGCTCAGGAGCATTAGATTTATACGACGGAAAATTAAGAGCAATTGACAGCACCGGAAATATTACATTAAATGATGTTCCCGATTTCCAATATCATAAATATTTTAATGAAGATGTTGAAAGGTGGTCGTATATGAAATTTCCTTATATTAAACATCTCGGCAGAAAAAACGGTTGGAACAGAGTCGGGCCGTTAGCCAGAATGAATGTTTGTAAGTCTATTGATACTCCTCTTGCAGAAAAAGAAAGAAAAGAATTTACGGAATACACAAAAGGAAAACCGAACAATATGACAATGCACACACATTATGCACGTTTAATTGAGATTTTACACTCGGCAGAAAAAATGAAAGAATTGCTTCACGACGAAGATATTATGGGGGATGAGTTAGTACGAGAAGGAATCAGAAGAAGCGAAGGTGTTGGGGTTATTGAAGCACCTCGAGGAACCTTAATGCACCACTATAAAGTTGATAAACAAGGAAAAATCACAAAATGTAATTTAATTGTTTCAACAACTCATAATAATGACCCGATGAACAAAGCTGTAGGTTGGGTTGCCCAAAATGTAATTGACAAGCAAAAAGAAATTACCGAAGGTATGCTAAATCAAGTTGAGGTTGCAATAAGGGCTTATGACCCTTGTTTAAGTTGTGCAACCCATGCAATGGGAAAAATGCCGCTACAACTTTCTATTTTCGACAACGAAGGAAAATTAATTGATGAAAAATTTAAATCATAA
- a CDS encoding DUF3098 domain-containing protein, protein MKDSSQKSGFALGKQNYYLLAFGFVIIIAGFLLMIGGGTDDPNIFNEKELFSFRRVTLAPIIILFGFVFEIYAIMKKPKETEE, encoded by the coding sequence ATGAAAGATAGTTCACAAAAATCAGGCTTTGCTTTGGGAAAGCAAAACTATTATTTACTTGCCTTCGGTTTCGTAATAATAATTGCTGGTTTTCTGTTAATGATAGGCGGCGGAACAGATGACCCGAACATTTTCAATGAAAAAGAACTGTTCAGTTTCAGGCGGGTAACCCTAGCTCCGATAATAATTCTTTTCGGCTTTGTATTTGAAATTTATGCAATAATGAAAAAGCCTAAGGAAACAGAAGAATAA
- a CDS encoding NAD(P)H-dependent oxidoreductase subunit E encodes MNLTEIRNERTQLLNYLWDFQKQNGYISTSDIKKLSQELGISWIEIEGVISFYHFFKRKPTGKYTIYLNNSMISELKGFHKIKEAFEKETETSFGTTDATGTFSLFETACIGLSDQEPAALINFKPVINLTPKKVKEIIGRLKKGGNLDEIEDTPKDRIIYKNDKGEAVLFRDYNEGEAVMKLIKKRPEEVIEEIKESGLSGRGGAFFPTGLKWEFAKQSHGLQKYVICNADEGEPGTFKDRVLINQLPGLLIEGMITGAYAVGASKGIIYLRAEYRYLRKKLENTINRFYKIGLLGENILGKNFDFDLSIMQGAGAYVCGEETALIESLEGHRGGPRTKVYFPVEKGYLEKPTVVNNVETFCVAARIMEYGSVFYSSKGTAKTKGTKLLSISGDCNKPGIYEIEWGMTIQEMLDLCEAKDTNYIQFSGPSGTVLTKKDFKRKISGEDLICGGSVMIFNSKVDIFDILTNFSNFFIAESCGLCTPCRAGNYLIGKRLERIKNNDATMEEIEEIKGWSKVLKDTSRCGLGKTSTNFITDAIEKFPDLFKKKALKHKEFDLSAALNDYYDTVKNN; translated from the coding sequence ATGAATCTGACAGAAATAAGAAACGAAAGAACGCAACTTTTAAATTATCTGTGGGACTTTCAAAAACAAAACGGGTATATCAGCACTTCAGATATTAAAAAATTATCACAAGAACTTGGTATATCTTGGATTGAAATAGAAGGCGTAATTTCATTTTACCACTTTTTTAAAAGAAAACCGACAGGAAAATATACTATTTATTTAAACAACAGTATGATTTCTGAGTTAAAAGGGTTTCATAAAATAAAAGAAGCTTTTGAAAAAGAAACCGAAACAAGCTTCGGAACAACAGATGCAACCGGTACTTTCAGCCTGTTTGAAACGGCCTGTATCGGCTTAAGCGACCAAGAACCCGCAGCATTAATAAACTTCAAACCGGTTATTAATCTTACCCCTAAAAAAGTAAAAGAAATAATAGGCCGGCTTAAAAAAGGCGGCAATCTTGATGAAATAGAAGACACTCCCAAAGACCGTATCATCTACAAAAATGATAAAGGAGAAGCCGTTCTTTTCCGAGATTACAATGAAGGCGAAGCTGTAATGAAGCTGATAAAAAAAAGACCGGAAGAAGTAATTGAAGAAATTAAAGAGTCAGGGTTATCCGGCAGAGGCGGAGCTTTTTTCCCGACAGGTCTAAAGTGGGAGTTTGCAAAACAATCTCACGGACTTCAAAAATATGTTATTTGCAATGCCGACGAAGGAGAACCCGGAACATTTAAAGACAGGGTGTTAATAAATCAGTTGCCGGGCTTGTTAATTGAAGGAATGATTACCGGAGCCTATGCAGTCGGTGCCTCAAAAGGTATTATTTATTTAAGAGCGGAATATAGGTATTTAAGAAAAAAACTGGAGAATACCATAAATCGTTTCTACAAAATAGGATTATTAGGAGAAAACATACTCGGAAAAAATTTTGATTTTGACCTAAGTATTATGCAAGGTGCCGGAGCGTATGTTTGCGGAGAAGAAACAGCTTTAATAGAATCATTAGAAGGACACAGAGGAGGCCCCAGAACAAAAGTTTATTTCCCTGTTGAAAAAGGTTACTTAGAAAAACCTACAGTTGTAAATAATGTTGAAACATTCTGTGTTGCCGCACGAATAATGGAATACGGAAGTGTCTTTTACAGTTCAAAAGGAACAGCAAAAACAAAAGGAACAAAATTACTTTCAATTTCAGGAGACTGTAATAAACCCGGAATCTATGAAATCGAATGGGGAATGACGATTCAAGAAATGCTCGACCTTTGCGAAGCAAAAGATACAAACTACATTCAATTCAGCGGACCCTCGGGAACCGTTCTTACAAAAAAAGATTTTAAAAGAAAGATTTCAGGAGAAGATTTAATTTGCGGAGGTTCGGTTATGATATTTAATTCAAAAGTTGACATTTTTGATATTCTCACTAATTTTTCTAACTTCTTTATTGCTGAATCTTGCGGACTTTGTACTCCGTGCAGAGCCGGAAACTATTTAATAGGAAAACGCTTAGAAAGAATAAAAAACAATGATGCAACAATGGAAGAAATTGAGGAAATTAAAGGCTGGAGTAAAGTTTTAAAAGATACCAGCAGGTGCGGACTGGGAAAAACCTCAACTAATTTTATAACAGATGCCATTGAAAAGTTTCCCGATTTATTTAAGAAGAAAGCTTTGAAGCATAAAGAATTTGATCTTTCGGCTGCGTTAAACGATTATTACGATACTGTAAAAAATAACTAA
- a CDS encoding nucleotide pyrophosphohydrolase: MTIKQAQKTIDNWIKEVGVRYFNELTNMALLTEEVGELARIIARTYGEQSFKETEKNKDLSEEIADVFFVLICIANQTGIDLTDALQKSLKKKTKRDSLRHKNNEKLK, translated from the coding sequence ATGACAATAAAACAAGCACAAAAAACAATTGATAATTGGATTAAAGAAGTAGGTGTAAGGTATTTTAATGAATTAACAAATATGGCTCTTCTAACCGAAGAGGTAGGCGAACTTGCCAGAATTATTGCCAGAACATACGGAGAGCAATCATTTAAAGAAACAGAAAAAAATAAAGATTTATCGGAAGAAATTGCTGACGTTTTTTTTGTTTTAATATGTATTGCTAATCAAACAGGAATCGACTTAACGGATGCATTGCAAAAAAGCTTAAAAAAGAAAACAAAAAGAGACTCTCTCAGACATAAGAATAATGAAAAGCTAAAGTAA
- the queA gene encoding tRNA preQ1(34) S-adenosylmethionine ribosyltransferase-isomerase QueA, translating to MKLSQFIYDLPKELIAQYPAENRDDSRLLVLHKKSGKIEHKIFKDVINYFNTNDLFVFNNTRVFPARLKGIKEKTGAKIEVFLLRELNRKQRLWDVLVSPARKIRIGNKLYFGDSETLVAEVIDNTTSRGRTLRFLYDGDYDEFKETLTNLGETPLPSFVGRPTEPEDSERYQTIFAKEEGAVAAPTAGLHFSKILLKKFEIKGIKTISITLHVGLGNFRTINVEDLTKHKMDNEQIEVIQDTANIVNYAKSNKHKICAVGTTVIRTLESAVTVTGLLKPYSGWTNKFVFPPYDFLLADAMITNFHLPKSIPLMSASAFGGYKNIMKAYKVAIKEGYKFGTYGDAMLII from the coding sequence ATGAAATTATCACAATTTATATACGACTTACCGAAAGAATTAATTGCCCAATATCCGGCAGAAAACAGGGATGATTCTCGTTTATTGGTATTACACAAAAAAAGCGGAAAGATTGAACATAAAATCTTTAAGGACGTTATAAATTATTTTAATACGAACGACTTATTTGTTTTTAATAATACAAGAGTTTTTCCGGCACGCTTAAAAGGTATAAAAGAAAAAACAGGAGCAAAAATAGAAGTTTTTCTTTTGAGAGAACTTAACAGAAAGCAGCGTTTGTGGGATGTTTTAGTAAGCCCGGCAAGAAAAATAAGAATAGGAAATAAACTATATTTCGGCGATTCGGAAACATTAGTCGCAGAAGTTATTGACAATACAACTTCAAGAGGTCGGACTCTTCGTTTTTTATATGACGGTGATTATGACGAGTTTAAAGAAACGCTTACAAACCTCGGAGAAACCCCTTTGCCTTCCTTTGTCGGCAGACCCACAGAGCCGGAGGACAGTGAAAGGTACCAAACAATCTTTGCAAAAGAAGAAGGTGCTGTTGCTGCTCCTACCGCAGGGCTCCATTTCAGCAAAATTCTGCTAAAAAAGTTTGAAATAAAAGGAATAAAAACAATCTCTATTACTTTACATGTCGGCTTGGGAAATTTCAGAACCATAAATGTTGAAGATTTAACAAAACACAAAATGGATAACGAACAAATTGAAGTTATCCAAGATACTGCAAATATTGTTAATTATGCCAAAAGTAATAAACATAAAATTTGTGCCGTCGGAACAACGGTTATCAGAACGTTAGAAAGTGCCGTTACTGTAACCGGCTTACTGAAACCCTACAGCGGATGGACAAATAAATTTGTTTTCCCCCCTTACGATTTCCTTTTAGCAGATGCTATGATTACAAACTTTCATTTGCCGAAATCAATTCCGTTAATGTCGGCATCAGCGTTCGGAGGATATAAAAATATAATGAAGGCATATAAAGTTGCAATCAAAGAAGGGTATAAATTCGGAACGTACGGAGATGCAATGTTAATAATATAA
- a CDS encoding permease-like cell division protein FtsX, protein MAAKQNNNSVWRVRGAHFLSIVSITMVLLMIGVVALMLFNAKKLSDYAKKNIGFTVFIEHNTKPAEIQRLENALQIAEYSVSAEFVSKEKAALIMKEELGKDFTKVLGYNSLPNSIEVKLYPEYTSEDSILNIKNKLKRFSFIKDIYYQPSLISFINDNVRKMSIVGIIITAFLLMIAVSLINNTIRLSIFSKRLLIRTAQLVGATKSYIRKPFIIKSIISGILSAALSSLVLVMLILVLQENFENIISFEGLIEIVVFIFVFGIIITGISGRFAVSKYLNLKTDDLHFEY, encoded by the coding sequence ATGGCTGCAAAACAAAATAATAATTCGGTTTGGAGAGTACGAGGAGCACATTTTCTCTCAATTGTAAGTATTACCATGGTGTTACTTATGATAGGAGTTGTTGCCTTAATGCTTTTTAATGCAAAAAAATTGTCAGATTATGCAAAAAAAAATATCGGCTTTACCGTATTTATTGAACACAACACAAAACCTGCCGAGATACAAAGGTTAGAAAATGCTCTTCAAATTGCTGAATATTCTGTTTCTGCAGAATTTGTTTCAAAAGAAAAAGCTGCACTTATTATGAAAGAGGAGCTGGGAAAAGACTTTACAAAAGTTCTGGGATATAATTCTTTGCCAAACTCAATTGAGGTAAAACTATACCCTGAATATACTTCCGAAGACAGTATTTTAAATATTAAAAACAAGTTGAAACGGTTTAGTTTTATAAAAGACATTTACTATCAACCCTCTTTAATTTCGTTTATAAATGATAACGTCAGAAAAATGAGTATTGTCGGCATTATTATTACTGCATTTCTGTTAATGATTGCCGTGAGTTTAATTAATAACACAATTCGCCTGTCTATTTTTTCAAAACGATTATTAATAAGAACCGCACAATTAGTAGGTGCAACAAAAAGTTATATAAGAAAACCGTTTATTATTAAAAGTATAATTTCGGGAATTTTAAGTGCTGCACTATCATCGTTGGTTTTGGTAATGTTAATACTGGTTTTGCAAGAAAACTTTGAAAACATAATTAGTTTTGAAGGTTTAATAGAAATTGTTGTGTTTATTTTTGTTTTCGGAATAATTATTACCGGAATTTCCGGAAGGTTTGCCGTAAGTAAATATCTTAACTTAAAAACTGATGATTTGCATTTTGAATACTAA
- a CDS encoding hydrogenase maturation protease encodes MKNLNHKKTMIFGIGNSARQDDGLGWAFLDEIEKTSKFKGELHYRYQLNIEDAETVSKAEQILFVDANSETLKDSCVFEECKLNGEITFTTHALDPGAILALCKDVYDKQPKAYVLRIRGFGWDLGEGLSTQGKQNLKDALKLMKGIT; translated from the coding sequence ATGAAAAATTTAAATCATAAAAAAACAATGATTTTCGGAATAGGAAACTCAGCCCGACAAGATGACGGTTTGGGTTGGGCTTTTCTTGATGAGATTGAAAAGACCTCAAAATTTAAAGGAGAACTTCATTACCGCTATCAATTAAACATTGAAGATGCCGAAACAGTTTCTAAGGCCGAACAGATTCTTTTTGTTGATGCTAACAGCGAAACCTTAAAAGATAGCTGTGTTTTTGAAGAGTGCAAATTAAACGGTGAAATAACTTTTACAACACACGCATTAGACCCGGGAGCAATTTTGGCTTTATGCAAAGATGTTTACGATAAACAACCCAAAGCCTATGTGTTAAGAATAAGAGGCTTCGGCTGGGACTTAGGCGAAGGACTAAGCACACAAGGCAAACAAAACCTTAAAGATGCACTAAAATTAATGAAGGGGATAACATAA
- a CDS encoding undecaprenyl-diphosphate phosphatase, protein MDWIEALVLGLIQGLTEFLPVSSSGHLEIAKVIFGDNSLPQESLIFTVVLHFATALSTLVVFRKEVFEIIKGLFQLKVNEEFIFSVKIIVSMIPAAIIGYFFEEQLESLFSGRIMMVGFMLLITALLLILADKAKTTEKKVSFLGALIIGVSQAIAMLPGISRSGATISTSVLLGVDREKAARFSFLMVVPLILGKVAKDILGGGIQFENSQFTSLGIGFVSAFIAGLLACSWMISIVKRSKLSYFAVYCLIIGILAISYALFFI, encoded by the coding sequence ATGGATTGGATAGAAGCCCTTGTTTTGGGACTTATTCAGGGGTTAACCGAGTTTTTGCCTGTCAGCAGCAGCGGACATCTTGAAATAGCAAAAGTAATATTCGGCGACAATTCTTTACCCCAAGAGAGTTTAATTTTTACCGTAGTTTTGCATTTTGCAACAGCATTAAGCACCCTTGTTGTTTTCAGAAAAGAAGTTTTTGAAATAATTAAAGGACTATTTCAACTTAAAGTAAATGAAGAGTTTATTTTTTCGGTTAAGATAATTGTTTCAATGATCCCGGCTGCAATAATCGGTTACTTCTTTGAAGAACAGTTAGAATCTCTTTTTTCCGGACGCATTATGATGGTCGGATTTATGTTGCTGATTACTGCCCTGTTGTTGATTTTAGCAGATAAAGCAAAAACAACCGAAAAAAAAGTTTCCTTTTTAGGTGCTTTAATAATCGGAGTTTCGCAAGCAATTGCGATGTTGCCGGGCATTTCTCGATCGGGAGCAACGATATCTACTTCTGTTTTGCTTGGAGTTGACAGAGAAAAAGCTGCACGATTTTCTTTTTTAATGGTTGTTCCGTTAATTCTCGGAAAAGTTGCAAAAGATATTCTCGGAGGAGGAATACAATTTGAAAATTCACAATTTACAAGTCTAGGCATAGGCTTCGTTTCTGCATTTATTGCCGGTTTATTAGCATGCAGCTGGATGATATCAATTGTTAAACGCAGCAAACTAAGTTATTTTGCTGTATATTGCTTGATTATAGGAATTCTTGCAATATCGTATGCTTTGTTTTTTATATAA
- the truB gene encoding tRNA pseudouridine(55) synthase TruB — MSSELTDFQNGKLILIDKYKDWTSFDIVNKIRSSLKYRFNIKKIKVGHAGTLDPLATGLLIVGTGKKTKELQIHQDAPKEYLTTIKLGATTPSFDLETEVDETFSINELTNEKIEGVILSFKGKQKQIPSSYSAKWINGKRAYDSARKGIKVELKPADIEIYNIEIIKINLPNIELRINCSKGTYIRAIARDIGRKLNNGAHLTMLKRTKIGEYFVEDAITVDEFQKLL, encoded by the coding sequence ATGTCTTCAGAATTAACTGATTTTCAAAACGGTAAGTTAATATTAATTGATAAGTATAAAGACTGGACATCTTTTGATATAGTAAATAAAATCAGGAGTTCGTTAAAATACCGCTTCAACATAAAAAAAATAAAAGTCGGACATGCCGGAACTCTAGACCCTTTAGCAACCGGATTATTAATTGTAGGGACAGGAAAAAAAACAAAAGAATTACAAATACACCAAGATGCCCCAAAAGAATATTTGACAACAATTAAACTCGGAGCGACAACTCCTTCTTTTGATTTAGAAACGGAGGTCGATGAAACTTTTTCAATAAATGAATTAACAAACGAAAAAATAGAAGGTGTTATTTTAAGCTTTAAAGGAAAACAAAAACAAATACCCTCTTCTTATTCCGCTAAATGGATAAACGGTAAAAGAGCTTATGACAGTGCTCGAAAGGGTATTAAAGTTGAATTAAAACCGGCAGATATTGAAATCTATAATATTGAAATAATTAAAATAAATCTTCCAAATATTGAATTAAGAATTAATTGCAGCAAAGGAACCTATATAAGGGCAATAGCAAGAGATATAGGGAGAAAACTTAATAACGGAGCACATTTAACAATGCTAAAAAGAACAAAAATAGGAGAATATTTTGTTGAAGATGCAATAACAGTTGATGAGTTTCAAAAATTATTGTAA